One Methylosarcina fibrata AML-C10 DNA segment encodes these proteins:
- a CDS encoding efflux transporter outer membrane subunit: MNKTVKSAGYRPAWLWIFLLLSGCMVGPDYVRPPVETASQWLDSRDERLKTNFTTVRDWWKTFNDPILDRLIERAYLNNLNVRVAGVRVLEARAQLGVATGNLYPQNQQLTGSLNKIHLSQRASQAAFSHIFDYAQTQLGLSASWEIDFWGKFRRAIESADAEFQAAVANYNTALVSLTADVAHAYVTIRTVEKRLDIARQNVDTQQANLRLAKIRYEGGTTSERDVEQARTVLASTKASIPTLEIELRQQQNALSFLLGMPPSRIGDLLIGHAQIPSPPSEVVVGVPADLLRRRPDVRAAELRAAAQSASIGVTEAALYPAFSLTGTFGLLSTDVGSFALGDVFLWKSRTANFGPSLQWNIFNYGQITNQVRVQDARFQALLISYRNTVLDAQREVEDNLVAFLRSQERAQSLGESIAAARHSLELATLQYRQGITDFTTVLTAQQDLLNEQDSLAVTLGDISNNLVGVYRALGGGWQIREGKDVVPDSVKAEMAKRTDWGGLLSPAAQPSPGIAWPRW, from the coding sequence ATGAATAAGACGGTCAAGTCAGCCGGTTATCGCCCGGCCTGGTTGTGGATTTTTCTGTTGCTTTCCGGCTGCATGGTCGGACCCGACTATGTTCGCCCTCCCGTTGAAACGGCGTCCCAATGGCTGGACTCACGGGATGAGCGGCTTAAAACAAATTTCACAACCGTTCGGGATTGGTGGAAAACTTTTAACGACCCGATTCTTGACCGGCTGATCGAGCGCGCCTATCTCAACAACCTTAATGTCCGTGTCGCCGGCGTGCGGGTACTCGAGGCCCGCGCACAGTTAGGCGTCGCCACCGGCAATCTTTATCCGCAAAATCAGCAATTGACCGGATCGCTCAACAAAATCCACCTCAGCCAACGGGCTTCGCAGGCGGCTTTTTCTCATATTTTCGATTATGCCCAGACACAACTGGGCTTGTCCGCTAGTTGGGAAATCGACTTCTGGGGCAAATTTCGCCGCGCCATCGAATCGGCTGATGCCGAATTCCAGGCTGCGGTGGCTAATTACAATACCGCGTTAGTCAGTCTCACTGCCGACGTGGCGCATGCCTACGTCACGATCCGCACCGTTGAAAAACGCCTGGACATTGCCCGGCAAAACGTCGATACGCAGCAGGCAAACCTGCGGCTTGCCAAAATCCGCTATGAGGGCGGCACGACTTCCGAGCGCGACGTCGAACAGGCCAGAACGGTGTTGGCAAGCACAAAGGCTTCGATACCTACTCTCGAAATCGAGCTTCGTCAGCAGCAGAACGCGTTGAGTTTTCTGCTGGGCATGCCGCCGAGCCGAATCGGTGATTTGCTGATAGGCCATGCTCAAATTCCCTCGCCTCCTTCAGAGGTAGTGGTGGGAGTACCTGCCGATCTGCTGCGCCGCCGCCCCGACGTCCGCGCCGCCGAACTGCGTGCCGCCGCCCAATCGGCAAGTATTGGCGTGACCGAAGCCGCCCTTTATCCAGCCTTTTCACTTACCGGCACCTTCGGCTTGCTCTCTACCGACGTCGGCTCGTTTGCGCTGGGCGATGTTTTTCTATGGAAAAGCCGAACCGCCAACTTTGGTCCGTCCCTGCAATGGAATATCTTTAATTACGGGCAAATCACCAATCAAGTCCGGGTGCAGGACGCCCGGTTTCAGGCATTGCTGATCAGTTATCGGAACACCGTGCTCGACGCGCAACGCGAAGTGGAGGACAACCTGGTGGCGTTTCTGCGTTCCCAGGAACGAGCGCAGTCTTTGGGAGAGAGCATCGCGGCCGCCCGGCATTCGCTGGAACTGGCCACGTTGCAGTATCGTCAGGGCATCACCGATTTTACGACCGTGCTGACGGCTCAGCAGGATCTGCTGAACGAACAAGACAGTCTGGCCGTCACGCTAGGCGACATCTCGAACAACCTGGTGGGAGTGTACCGGGCCCTGGGAGGCGGCTGGCAGATTCGTGAAGGCAAGGACGTCGTGCCCGATTCGGTCAAGGCGGAGATGGCGAAACGTACCGATTGGGGCGGACT
- a CDS encoding efflux RND transporter periplasmic adaptor subunit: protein MSLSSLMSSPFRYGYGVLLVIAIAAAVGLGFYLTQQGKVEPFKTDETIATIGYGDIEENVTAQGKLEPKEYVDVGAQVTGQLQKLHVEIGDVVKTGQLLAEIDPRIYASRVQADEARINTLQAQLVEQEALILFANRQYARNQKMYLTKAVSLEALQNSESTSKAALARADSIRAQLKEVQSTLAGDRTNLGYTKIFAPMDGTVVQQTARAGQTLNANQQTPTIMQLAKLDKMTVRAQTAEADIMRIKPGLPVYFTTLGSEQRRWQGNVRQILPTPEVLNNVVLYNVLVDVDNEDGQLMTGMSAQVFFVLGEAKHVLMIPVNALGRRLPDEDNDKGRAYQVKVLSSADNKLHEQLIRVGLQNRRFAEVREGLSEGDKVKLALPPNKNSRSQFKPPTMPRL from the coding sequence ATGTCATTGTCCTCATTGATGTCTTCCCCCTTCCGCTATGGGTACGGCGTTCTGCTGGTTATCGCAATAGCGGCAGCCGTTGGTCTAGGGTTTTATCTGACTCAGCAGGGCAAGGTGGAACCGTTCAAAACGGACGAAACGATCGCGACCATCGGCTACGGAGACATTGAAGAAAACGTGACCGCTCAAGGCAAACTGGAGCCGAAGGAATATGTCGACGTCGGAGCGCAGGTGACAGGACAGTTGCAGAAACTTCACGTGGAAATCGGCGACGTCGTCAAGACCGGACAATTGCTGGCGGAAATCGACCCCAGGATTTACGCGTCTCGAGTTCAGGCGGACGAAGCCCGCATCAATACCCTACAGGCGCAACTGGTCGAACAGGAGGCTTTGATCCTCTTCGCCAACCGCCAGTATGCCCGGAATCAAAAAATGTACCTGACCAAAGCGGTCAGTCTGGAAGCGTTGCAAAACAGCGAATCCACCAGCAAGGCCGCTCTGGCTCGGGCGGATTCGATCAGGGCGCAATTGAAAGAGGTCCAGTCGACGCTGGCGGGGGATCGAACCAATTTGGGCTACACCAAGATTTTTGCGCCGATGGACGGCACCGTCGTGCAACAAACCGCGCGCGCCGGCCAGACCCTGAATGCAAATCAGCAGACGCCGACCATCATGCAACTGGCCAAGCTCGACAAAATGACGGTACGGGCGCAAACCGCCGAAGCGGACATCATGCGCATCAAGCCCGGCCTGCCGGTTTATTTTACTACGCTAGGATCGGAGCAGCGCCGCTGGCAGGGCAACGTGCGGCAGATACTGCCGACTCCCGAAGTGCTGAACAACGTGGTTCTTTACAATGTGCTGGTGGACGTCGACAACGAGGATGGGCAGTTGATGACCGGCATGAGCGCGCAGGTTTTCTTTGTTCTGGGCGAAGCCAAGCATGTGCTGATGATACCGGTCAACGCACTGGGCAGGCGGCTGCCCGACGAGGACAATGACAAGGGCAGGGCTTACCAGGTCAAAGTCCTGAGTTCTGCCGACAACAAACTGCACGAACAATTGATTCGCGTCGGCCTTCAGAATCGCCGTTTTGCCGAAGTGCGGGAAGGCTTGTCAGAAGGCGACAAGGTCAAACTGGCGCTGCCCCCGAACAAAAACAGCCGTAGTCAGTTCAAGCCGCCGACGATGCCGAGACTATGA
- a CDS encoding MacB family efflux pump subunit — protein MSYPDHSQQEPLLKLQRICRVFHSGDNAIRALDDVSLNIWPGEFVAIVGQSGSGKSTLMNLLGCLDRPSSGQYYVMGKEVAGLDPDELAALRRTTFGFVFQRYNLLGSASAEENVEIPALYAGEDKHRRLARARTLLANLGLGDRLGHRPRQLSGGQQQRVAIARALMNDPPVILADEPTGALDSRSGQEVMALLAELHKAGRTILLITHDAQIAAHAERIIHIRDGRIDDDSAPSGGKTNGPMPLIKVKGKAGVFADVGEAVKTALRALRVNLFRTSLTLLGIIIGVAAVVTMLAVGEGSQRQVLDQIRSMGTNLLSIRPGAPGLRGASDVITLTPEDGEAIQELPNVEVALAERSARMTVRFGNIDYATSIQGVGSDLPRVRDWPVAVGDFFNERDMRRYAPVVVLGETVAKILFAEGADPLGRYILIGNIPFEVIGVMTPKGASAYGGDQDDTVFVPVTTGLIRLFGQNYLNGITVRVDDVTAIEDTQEAIFNLLLARHQTEDFRIRNMASILETATQTQNTLTTLLGTVAAISLLVGGIGVMNIMLVSVTERTREIGIRMAVGARRRDILLQFNTEAAVVCTLGGVLGVLLGYGTGHAISMLEMAVIFSPLPAIMAFSCAFGTGVLFGYLPARKAALLDPVVALAAE, from the coding sequence ATGAGCTATCCTGACCATTCCCAACAGGAACCGTTGCTGAAACTGCAACGTATCTGCCGTGTTTTCCACAGCGGAGACAACGCGATTCGAGCGTTGGACGACGTTTCGCTCAACATATGGCCCGGCGAGTTCGTCGCGATCGTCGGCCAGTCGGGCTCGGGAAAATCGACCCTGATGAATTTGCTGGGCTGCCTCGACCGGCCGAGTTCCGGGCAATATTATGTGATGGGTAAGGAGGTTGCCGGATTGGATCCGGACGAACTGGCGGCGCTCCGCCGGACCACGTTCGGCTTTGTTTTTCAGCGTTATAACCTCCTGGGTTCGGCCAGCGCCGAGGAAAATGTCGAGATTCCGGCACTCTATGCCGGCGAAGACAAACACCGGCGCCTCGCAAGAGCCCGCACCCTGCTGGCCAATCTGGGGTTGGGCGATCGTCTTGGCCATCGGCCGAGGCAATTGTCCGGCGGACAACAGCAGCGGGTAGCGATCGCCCGCGCGCTGATGAACGACCCTCCGGTCATCCTGGCCGACGAGCCGACCGGAGCTCTCGACAGCCGCAGCGGCCAGGAAGTAATGGCCTTGCTGGCCGAGCTGCACAAGGCCGGCCGCACCATCTTGTTGATTACCCACGATGCTCAGATCGCAGCTCATGCCGAGCGCATCATTCATATTCGGGACGGCAGAATCGACGACGATTCCGCGCCCTCCGGCGGGAAGACGAATGGCCCCATGCCTCTGATCAAAGTGAAGGGCAAGGCCGGCGTGTTTGCCGACGTCGGCGAGGCCGTCAAGACCGCCTTGCGGGCATTGCGAGTCAATCTGTTCCGTACCTCGTTGACGCTGCTGGGCATTATCATCGGTGTTGCGGCGGTCGTGACGATGCTGGCGGTAGGCGAGGGGAGCCAGCGGCAGGTGCTCGATCAGATCCGGTCGATGGGCACCAATCTGCTGTCGATCCGGCCGGGAGCGCCGGGTTTGCGGGGAGCCAGCGACGTCATTACGCTGACCCCGGAAGACGGCGAAGCCATTCAGGAATTGCCCAATGTGGAGGTCGCGTTAGCCGAGCGCAGCGCCCGCATGACCGTGCGCTTCGGCAATATCGATTATGCGACCAGTATCCAGGGCGTCGGTTCGGATCTGCCGCGCGTGCGCGACTGGCCGGTGGCCGTCGGCGACTTCTTCAACGAGCGCGACATGCGACGTTATGCGCCCGTGGTCGTGCTGGGAGAAACCGTCGCGAAAATTCTTTTTGCGGAAGGAGCGGATCCGTTGGGACGATACATTCTGATCGGCAACATCCCGTTCGAAGTGATTGGCGTGATGACGCCCAAAGGCGCATCGGCCTATGGCGGAGACCAGGACGATACCGTTTTCGTACCGGTCACCACCGGGTTGATCCGGTTGTTCGGACAAAATTATCTCAACGGCATTACCGTACGGGTCGACGATGTGACGGCCATTGAAGACACTCAGGAGGCCATTTTCAATTTGTTGCTGGCTCGTCATCAAACCGAAGATTTTCGCATACGCAACATGGCTTCCATTCTGGAAACCGCGACTCAAACCCAGAATACCCTGACCACGCTGCTTGGCACGGTCGCGGCCATATCGCTGCTGGTCGGAGGCATCGGCGTCATGAACATCATGCTGGTCAGCGTGACCGAGCGTACTCGCGAAATCGGCATCCGCATGGCGGTCGGCGCCCGCCGCCGCGACATTCTGCTGCAATTCAACACGGAAGCGGCCGTGGTCTGCACCTTGGGCGGCGTTCTGGGCGTTTTGCTGGGCTACGGTACCGGCCACGCGATCTCGATGCTCGAAATGGCGGTGATTTTTTCGCCGTTGCCGGCGATTATGGCTTTTTCCTGTGCTTTCGGCACCGGCGTGCTGTTCGGCTATTTGCCGGCGCGCAAGGCCGCTCTTCTGGATCCCGTCGTGGCGCTGGCGGCTGAATGA
- a CDS encoding energy transducer TonB codes for MPATIHKIDSSAAVYSDVSSHLHSVRRKVIPFAPETRFLPERRPGETAPYCRRQEMATALLLTAGLHLAGFALLQGDAHEQALTESAPIQVAWIAAPHPHAESTPASPATPQKPRKPALKPKPKIAKPIKAKPKAVLSSSAAVPAAATVPPESAKNTTIPAVAAPAANTVQPTASASSPESADSRQPLVQPNLNADYLNNPPPHYPEEARERGEEGKVLIKSLINADGTVAELAIKKSSGFPDLDRSALETVKKWRFVPARRGDTKVSAWVVVPVSFTLEG; via the coding sequence ATGCCCGCAACGATTCATAAAATCGACTCTTCCGCTGCGGTTTATTCGGACGTTTCAAGCCATTTGCATTCCGTCCGCCGCAAGGTGATTCCTTTTGCTCCGGAAACCCGATTTCTGCCGGAACGCCGCCCCGGAGAAACAGCCCCTTATTGTCGGCGCCAGGAGATGGCCACAGCTTTGCTGCTGACGGCCGGTCTGCATCTGGCCGGATTTGCCTTGTTGCAAGGCGACGCGCACGAACAAGCCCTGACCGAATCGGCGCCGATACAGGTCGCCTGGATTGCCGCGCCCCATCCGCACGCCGAAAGCACTCCGGCCTCCCCGGCGACACCGCAGAAACCCCGGAAACCGGCCCTGAAACCGAAGCCCAAAATCGCCAAGCCGATCAAAGCCAAGCCCAAGGCCGTGCTTTCTTCCAGCGCTGCGGTGCCGGCCGCGGCTACCGTACCGCCAGAGAGCGCAAAGAATACGACGATTCCGGCCGTTGCCGCGCCGGCGGCGAATACAGTGCAGCCGACCGCTTCTGCGTCCTCCCCGGAAAGCGCCGATAGCCGGCAACCGTTGGTGCAGCCCAATCTGAATGCCGATTATCTGAATAACCCGCCGCCCCATTATCCGGAAGAGGCACGCGAACGCGGAGAAGAAGGCAAGGTCCTGATCAAGTCACTGATCAATGCCGACGGCACTGTGGCAGAGCTTGCGATAAAAAAAAGCAGCGGCTTTCCCGACCTCGACCGGTCCGCTCTGGAAACCGTCAAAAAATGGCGCTTCGTGCCCGCACGGCGCGGCGACACTAAAGTTTCGGCCTGGGTCGTGGTGCCTGTTTCTTTTACTCTCGAAGGATAA
- a CDS encoding ExbD/TolR family protein, translating to MAFGSFNRNNSAHPVAEINMVPLIDVMLVLLIIFMITAPLMTHAVKIDLPKADSTAQTQEVKHIELTINADGQIYWNAALVDRDRLRHNLQQIADESPQPELHIRADQKVPYRAVAESLADAAGAGVSRIGFISEPEVSR from the coding sequence ATGGCATTCGGAAGTTTTAACCGGAATAATTCCGCGCATCCGGTCGCCGAAATCAACATGGTGCCGCTGATCGACGTCATGCTGGTGCTACTGATCATTTTCATGATCACCGCGCCTTTGATGACCCACGCGGTCAAAATCGATCTGCCCAAAGCCGACAGCACGGCGCAGACCCAGGAAGTCAAACACATCGAATTGACGATTAATGCGGACGGGCAAATTTATTGGAACGCCGCTTTGGTCGACCGCGACCGGCTCCGGCACAACCTGCAACAAATCGCGGACGAGTCGCCGCAGCCGGAACTGCACATTCGAGCCGACCAAAAGGTGCCTTATCGAGCCGTGGCCGAATCTCTCGCCGACGCGGCCGGGGCGGGAGTCAGCCGCATCGGTTTTATTTCGGAGCCTGAAGTCTCCAGATAA
- the hemP gene encoding hemin uptake protein HemP, which yields MKNAKDPFKNNALPPDGTVNDRRRLSSSVLFGARNEIVIVHNEEEYRLRITSNGKLILTK from the coding sequence ATGAAAAACGCTAAAGATCCTTTTAAGAATAACGCGCTGCCGCCTGATGGCACGGTCAACGACAGACGACGGCTCAGCAGCAGCGTGCTGTTCGGTGCACGAAACGAAATCGTGATCGTCCATAACGAGGAAGAATACCGTTTGCGCATCACCAGCAACGGCAAGCTGATACTGACCAAATAG
- a CDS encoding MotA/TolQ/ExbB proton channel family protein gives MNTTIPLHHFLAQSDGVGKALFLILAAMSAASWYFILIKAWQGFRMRRRSARFLLAFWNAASIEQIADKLQQEIPEEPFSLLTRHAINARRHHARHGGDRLQEAGSAAEFLTRAMRRRIDEETARLEWGLTALASIASTAPFVGLFGTVWGVFHALTAIGQSGAATLEQIAGPVGEALIMTGLGLAVAIPAVLAYNACARSNRLILSRLDAFAHDLFALLTTGSAPATVSGEY, from the coding sequence ATGAATACGACAATACCTCTGCACCATTTTCTCGCCCAAAGCGACGGCGTGGGAAAAGCGCTGTTCTTGATCCTGGCCGCGATGTCGGCCGCCAGTTGGTACTTCATCCTGATCAAAGCCTGGCAAGGCTTCAGAATGCGCCGCCGCTCGGCTAGGTTTCTGCTTGCCTTCTGGAACGCAGCCTCGATCGAACAGATCGCCGACAAGCTACAGCAGGAAATACCCGAAGAACCGTTTTCGTTGCTGACCCGGCACGCGATTAACGCCCGACGCCATCATGCTCGGCACGGCGGAGACCGGCTCCAGGAAGCAGGATCGGCAGCCGAATTTCTGACTCGCGCGATGCGCCGCAGAATCGACGAGGAAACGGCACGCCTGGAATGGGGTTTGACTGCGTTGGCGTCGATTGCGAGCACGGCGCCGTTCGTCGGCCTGTTCGGCACCGTTTGGGGCGTTTTTCATGCACTGACGGCCATCGGTCAGAGCGGCGCGGCGACGCTGGAGCAAATCGCAGGTCCCGTCGGCGAAGCGCTGATCATGACCGGCCTGGGGCTGGCCGTCGCCATTCCGGCCGTACTGGCCTATAATGCCTGCGCGCGCTCGAACCGGCTGATCCTGTCCAGACTCGATGCGTTTGCGCACGACTTGTTCGCACTGTTGACCACCGGGTCGGCGCCGGCAACCGTCTCGGGAGAATACTGA